In Ovis aries strain OAR_USU_Benz2616 breed Rambouillet chromosome 13, ARS-UI_Ramb_v3.0, whole genome shotgun sequence, the following are encoded in one genomic region:
- the SUV39H2 gene encoding histone-lysine N-methyltransferase SUV39H2 isoform X3, with protein sequence MEYYLVKWKGWPDSTNTWEPLQNLKCPLLLQQFSNDKHNYLSQVKKGKAVTLKENHRALKPAVAEYIVKKAKQRIALQRWQDELNRRKTHKGMIFVENTVDLEGPPSDFYYINEYKPAPGISLVNEATFGCSCTDCFFEKCCPAEAGVLLAYNKNQQIKIPPGTPIYECNSRCQCGPDCPNRIVQKGTQYSLCIFRTSNGCGWGVKTLVKIKRMSFVMEYVGEVITSEEAERRGQLYDNKGITYLFDLDYESDEFTVDAARYGNVSHFVNHSCDPNLQVFNVFIDNLDTRLPRIALFSTRTINAGEELTFDYQMKGSGDVSSDSIDHSPAKKRARTVCKCGAVTCRGYLN encoded by the exons GATGGCCAGATTCTACAAATACTTGGGAACCTTTGCAAAATCTGAAGTGCCCATTACTACTTCAGCAGTTCTCTAATGACAAGCATAATTATCTATCTCAGGTAAAGAAGGGCAAAGCAGTAACtctaaaagaaaatcacagagcCTTGAAACCTGCTGTTGCTGAATACATTGTGAAGAAGGCTAAACAAAGGATAGCCCTGCAGAGATGGCAGGATGAACTCAACAGAAGGAAGACTCACAAAGGAATGATTTTTGTTGAAAATACTGTGGACTTAGAGGGGCCACCTTCAGACTTCTACTACATTAATGAATACAAACCAGCTCCTGGAATCAGCTTAGTAAATGAAGCTACCTTTGGTTGTTCATGCACAGAttgcttctttgaaaaatgttgtcCTGCTGAAGCTGGAGTTCTTTTGGCTtataataaaaatcaacaaattaaAATCCCACCTGGTACCCCCATTTACGAGTGCAACTCAAGGTGTCAATGTGGACCCGACTGTCCCAACAGGATCGTACAGAAAGGCACACAGTATTCACTGTGCATCTTTCGAACTAGCAATGGCTGTGGCTGGGGTGTAAAAACCCTTGTGAAGATTAAAAGAATGAGTTTTGTCATGGAATATGTTGGAGAG gtaaTCACCAGTGAGGAAGCTGAGAGACGTGGGCAGTTATATGACAACAAAGGAATCACGTATCTCTTTGATCTGGACTATGAATCTGACGAATTCACAGTGGATGCAGCTCGATATGGAAATGTGTCTCATTTTGTGAATCACAGT TGTGACCCAAACCTTCAGGTGTTCAATGTTTTCATTGATAACCTCGATACCCGTCTTCCCCGAATAGCATTATTTTCCACGAGAACTATCAATGCTGGAGAAGAGCTCACTTTTGATTATCAAATGAAAG GTTCTGGAGATGTATCTTCAGATTCTATTGACCACAGCCCAGCCAAAAAGAGGGCCAGAACTGTGTGCAAATGTGGAGCTGTGACTTGCAGAGGTTACCTCAACTGA